One window of Cellulomonas shaoxiangyii genomic DNA carries:
- a CDS encoding type IV pilus twitching motility protein PilT: MSDSYEGQGGPTRPLPPYLPARADTALAATAMFHPMPSQTPPAPAAHAPAPPPPVPSVPAGPAAYGAQAAFLPQPLPPAAPPPAPASARMMAGPPAPAAPPQPSSLAAHGAPRPAPRSGTGQQREEGDVVIDDILRAMVALGASDLHLTTGAPPMVRVSGSLRPLEGFAPMTPEPLRRSIYAMLTQKNREKFEAALELDISHAVRGLARFRVNVYQQRESVGAAFRVIPYEIKELKQLGVPPVVGTFAGMPRGLVLVTGPTGSGKSTTLASIIDLANRTREDHIMTVEDPIEFLHRHKKCVVNQREVGADTHSFANALKHVLRQDPDIILVGEMRDLETISVALTAAETGHLVFATLHTQDAAQTIDRIIDVFPSHQQAQVRTQLAGALQGVVCQTLCKRADGPGRAVATEVLVATPAVRNLIREGKTHQIYSAMQAGAQQGMHTLDQHLADLVRTGRITYEAGLEACHHVEDYSRLTGRFSGGSQGVAGMGGMGAYGGMGEAGDMGDLGDTGSM, translated from the coding sequence GTGAGCGACAGCTACGAGGGGCAGGGCGGGCCCACCCGGCCGCTCCCGCCCTACCTGCCGGCCCGTGCGGACACCGCACTCGCGGCGACCGCGATGTTCCACCCGATGCCCTCGCAGACGCCGCCGGCGCCGGCCGCCCACGCCCCGGCGCCGCCTCCGCCCGTCCCGTCGGTGCCCGCCGGTCCGGCCGCGTACGGGGCGCAGGCCGCCTTCCTCCCGCAGCCGCTGCCGCCCGCCGCGCCGCCGCCGGCACCCGCGTCCGCGCGGATGATGGCCGGCCCGCCGGCGCCGGCCGCGCCGCCCCAGCCATCGTCGCTCGCCGCCCACGGCGCCCCGCGGCCGGCACCGCGGTCGGGCACCGGGCAGCAGCGTGAGGAGGGTGACGTCGTCATCGACGACATCCTGCGCGCGATGGTGGCGCTGGGTGCGTCCGACCTGCACCTGACGACCGGCGCACCGCCGATGGTCCGCGTGTCCGGCAGCCTGCGTCCGCTGGAGGGCTTCGCGCCGATGACGCCCGAGCCGCTGCGCCGGTCCATCTACGCGATGCTCACGCAGAAGAACCGCGAGAAGTTCGAGGCCGCGCTCGAGCTGGACATCTCCCACGCCGTGCGGGGCCTGGCCCGGTTCCGCGTGAACGTGTACCAGCAGCGGGAGTCCGTCGGGGCCGCGTTCCGCGTGATCCCCTACGAGATCAAGGAGCTCAAGCAGCTCGGCGTCCCGCCCGTGGTGGGGACGTTCGCGGGCATGCCGCGCGGTCTGGTCCTCGTGACCGGGCCCACCGGCTCCGGCAAGTCCACCACGCTGGCCTCGATCATCGACCTCGCCAACCGCACGCGCGAGGACCACATCATGACGGTCGAGGACCCCATCGAGTTCCTCCACCGGCACAAGAAGTGCGTGGTCAACCAGCGAGAGGTCGGCGCGGACACCCACTCGTTCGCCAACGCCCTCAAGCACGTGCTGCGTCAGGACCCCGACATCATCTTGGTCGGCGAGATGCGCGACCTCGAGACCATCTCCGTCGCCCTGACCGCCGCCGAGACCGGCCACCTCGTCTTCGCGACCCTGCACACCCAGGACGCCGCGCAGACCATCGACCGCATCATCGACGTGTTCCCCTCCCACCAGCAGGCGCAGGTGCGCACGCAGCTCGCGGGGGCGCTCCAGGGCGTCGTCTGCCAGACCCTGTGCAAGCGCGCCGACGGGCCCGGGCGGGCGGTCGCGACCGAGGTGCTCGTGGCCACGCCGGCCGTGCGCAACCTCATCCGCGAGGGCAAGACGCACCAGATCTACTCCGCCATGCAGGCGGGCGCGCAGCAGGGCATGCACACCCTCGACCAGCACCTGGCGGACCTGGTCCGCACCGGGCGCATCACGTACGAGGCAGGCCTCGAGGCGTGCCACCACGTCGAGGACTACAGCCGCCTCACCGGGCGGTTCTCGGGCGGCAGCCAGGGGGTGGCCGGCATGGGCGGCATGGGCGCGTACGGCGGCATGGGCGAGGCCGGCGACATGGGCGACTTGGGCGACACGGGGAGCATGTGA